CGACTCGACGCATTGAAGAAAGTGGCTTCGGAATTTGTGAAGGAACGCCCCAATGACCGCATCGGACTCGTATTGTATGCTTCAGAAGCCTATACGAAAATGCCCGTAACAAGCGATAAGGAGGCGGTGGAAAAAGCATTATCTGAAGTGCGGTTTGACCGGCAACTTCAGGACGGAACAGGAATCGGGATGGGATTGAGCACCGCAGTAAACCGCCTCAAAGACAGCAAGGCCAAAAGCAAAATCGTAATCCTGCTCACCGATGGGGTGAACAACGCCGGTTTCATCGAGCCGGAAACGGCCTCTGATATCGCGAAGGAATTCGGGATTAAAGTGTATACGATTGGGCTCGGGACCAATGGGATGGCAGAATCGCCGTACGCATACGCTGCAAATGGCGCTTTGCTTTACAAAATGGCCCAGGTGGAAATCGACGAAAGACTGATGAAAAGCATCGCCGGAAAAACCGGTGGGAAATATTTCCGTGCAACGAGCAACAGCAGGCTGAAAAGCATTTATGATGCCATCAATAAATTGGAAACCACGGAAATACAGGAACTTAAATTTTACGATTATGACGAACAGTTCAGGCCGTTAATCTTGATCGCCTTTGGGCTGCTGTTCGCAGAAATCTTACTCAGGAAAACCGTTTTCAGGAGCTTTATTTAATAAATTATGTGGGAATTAGACGAACAGAAATACCTTTACCTGCTTTTTGCCATCCCGGCACTGGTACTGATTTTTCTTTATAATTTATATTGGAAAAGGAAAAAGCAACGCCAGTTCGGTGACCGCGAGCTGGTGCGGAAGCTCACGCCTGAAAAGTCCGTTTTCAAGCACATCCTGAAACTCATCGTGGTCCTGCTGGCGTTGTCGTGCCTCGTGATGGCATTGGTAAACCCGAAAATCGGCACGAAAACCGAAACCGTAAAACGCGAGGGTATAGACATCGTGTTTGCGATTGACGTGTCAAAAAGCATGCTGTGCGAAGACATTGCGCCGAGCCGCCTCGAAAAAAGCCGCCAACTCGTCTCGCAGCTTATCAACCAGTTTACGAACGACCGCATCGGGATTGTCGCGTATGCCGGCAGCGCGTTTCCGGTATTGCCAATGACGTCAGACTACAGCGTTGCCAAAATGTTCCTTGAAAGCATGAATACCGATATGGTGTCGTCGCAAGGCACATCCCTTGATGATGCCATCAGGATGTCGGCCAGTTATTTTAAGGATGAAGACAAGAAAACCAGCAAATTGCTGATTTTAATTTCAGACGGCGAGGACCACGGCGAAGGCGCGCAGGAAGCGGTCGAGGAGGCAAAAAAGGCCGGTATGAAAATCATTACCATCGGTGTGGGCACTGAAAAAGGCGGTCCCATCCCGATAAAAAAGAACGGCATTGTGGAAAGCTACAAGCGCGACAGCCATGACCAGATGGTACTGACTAAGCTGAACGTGCCGGCACTACAGGCCATTTCAAAAAACAGCAAAGGTTATGTCAGTGGAAATAACACGAAAGAAGTGCTGAATTACGTGAAAAAGGCTTTGGATAATATTGATAAGACACAGTTTAAATCGGTGCAATTCACTGATTTTAATTCCCAGTTCCAGTGGTTCCTGGGGATCGCACTGGCACTCGTGTTGCTTGACGTGTTCCTGCTGGACAAAAAAACAAGCTGGGTAAAGAAACTGAATCTGTTTAATGAAAAGGGATAAGATGAAAAAAATAGCCATACTCGTACTGATCCTTTTGGGTTTTGCCGTCCGGGCGCAAACCAGGGAAAAAGACTTCTCCCTGCCGTCCGGAAACGAGCAGATGAAGAAGAAAAAATATGCCGATGCCGAAACGGATTACCGCATTTCACGATCGAAGTTCACTAAAAACAAAACCGCTGCCACGTTCAATCTGGGCAATTCGATTTACCTTCAGGACCAGCCTGACGAGGCGGCACTGGCCTATCAGAAAGTCATTAAGGAATCCAAAAGCAGGGAAGAAAAACACCGCGCTTACCATAATCTGGGGAACATCCACATGAAGCAGAAAAATTATGAGGCAGCGGTGGACGATTATAAGAACGGGCTGATCAACGACCCGTCCGACGAACACACACGCTACAACTATGCCTTAGCGAAAAGCCTGCTGAAAAAAAATCCGCCAAAAAAGTACGACAAGGATAAAAAGAAAGATCAGAACAAAAAAGACCAGCAAAAGAAAGACCAGCAAAAACAGCAGGACGACCAGAAAAAGGATCAGGATAAAGGGCAGGATAAGAAAGACCCGAATAAGGATGGACAGGACAAACCCGAACCGAAGGACGGACAAGGCGACCAGAAGGAACAGCCCAAACCGAAGGACGGCATCTCCAAACAACGCCTGCAGAACCTGCTCGAAGCCGTAAACAACGAAGAAAAGAAAGTACAGCAGAAAGTAAACACCAAAAAACTCAAAGGGAAACCGGTACAAACAGAAAAGGACTGGTAGCCTGATTGTACAAAACAAAATGAATTAAGATGAAAAAGTTGATTTTCCTTTTTTTGATAGCCTTCCACGGACTCAGCGCCCAGGTGCAGTTTGAGGCAAAAGCCAGCAAAACCACGCTGGGCCTCAATGAAAGGCTGCGCGTCGACTTTTCGATGAACGACGACGGCGACAATTTCGTACCGCCGGCGTTTGAAGGTTTCAAGGTTGTCGCCGGCCCAAGCCAACAGGTCAGTCAGTCGTGGATTAATGGTAAAATGTCATTCAACAAGACCTATTCTTATTTCCTTTTGCCGACGCAGAAGGGTACCCTGACCATCAAGCAGGCATCGATTGAAATCCGTCGCCAGATTTACAAAACCACACCGATTAAGATTACCGTGACCAATGCGGTCGAAATGCCAAAAGACCCCAATGATACTTCAATTTCGGCGGATGATGCGATCCACCTGGTCGCTGATGTGTCAAAAGCGACCCCGTACATCAACGAGCCGATTACTGTGGTTTACAAATTGTACATCAGCTACAACATCGGCCTCAGTAATTTCAAGGAACTGGACAAGCCGAAATATAACGATTTCTGGAGCCAGAATATTGAAATCAAAGAGCTTAAGGCCGAAGACGCGACCTATAACGGCGAACGCGTGCGTTGCGTGGTCCTTAAGAAAGTAGTGCTGTATCCGCAAAAATCAGGAAGGCTGACCATAGCGCCGCTGTCGCTTGACCTCGATGTGCAGGTGCCTACAAACCGGCGTAATTTCTGGGGACAGGCGTTAATTAAAGAAGACAACAAACGCGTCTCGGCCGGCGCACGCACCATCAATGTCAAACCTTTGCCCGAAGCCGGAAAACCAGACGATTTCACTGGTGCCGTAGGACGCTTCGACTTTAAGGTGGTCCCATCCAAAACCGAACTCAGGAACGGGGAAAGCCTCGAGCTCAACGTGAGCGTCAGCGGGACCGGCAACCTCAAACTGTTCAACCTCCCGAAACCTGTGGTGCCCACAGCCCTGGAAATGTATGATCCCGTACACAAGGAGCAGGTAAGCACGCCATTGTCAGGGATGTCAGGGAAAATTTCCGACAATTACACCATCATTCCGCAATACAAAGGCGATTACCTGATCAAACCGATGACGTTTTCTTATTATGACTTGAGCAGCGGCAGATACAGGACGATTGTTTCCAAAGAAATAAAAATCAGGGTGCTCGACGGTCCGTCGCCTTCTGAAGGGAGTACGCCTGCCAGCGTGGGCGCAAACAAGCAACAGATTTCAAAAACGGACCATTTTGAGTTCATCAAGCTCAAAACAAACCTGCAACCCATTCACAAAAAAGATTTCCTCGGCTCGAACCTGTTCTATGGATTGCTTACCGCGCCATTCCTTTGCATTCCGTTGTTAATCGGATTCCGAAGAAAAAAACAGGCTATCGACGCTGACGTTGCCGGTAACAGGACGAGAATGTCAAACAAACTGGCGAAAAAATTCCTGTCGGAAGCCAAACGACAACTGGACAACAAGGAATTGTTTTATGTGGCACTCGAAAAAGCGCTCCACAATTTCCTAAAAGCCAAGACGCAGATCGAAACTTCCGAGATGAGTAAGGAAAAAATCCGCGACATCCTTCTGGCGCGAAAAGCCAATCCGGACACCGTATCGGAGTTCCTCCGGCTGACGGAAAATTGCGAACTGGCACGTTACGCACCGGCTTCCAGCGTGGCCATCCACAATGATTATGACAAGGCCGTCGAAATCATCTCCGCACTTGAAAAACAAATTTAACCTTCAGATCAGCAGAAAATGAAAAACATACTGTATTTATTGTTGCTTTCGGTTTCTTTTTCTTTCGCCCAAAGCGGATTTGAAACAGGTAATGCGCTGTACCGCAAAGGCCATTATGCCGAGGCGGCCGACTCCTATGAAAGTGTGCTGAAAACCAGGAAGCATTCGGCCGAATTATACTTTAATCTCGGCAATTGCTATTACAAACTGCACAAAATCGCGCCCGCGATTTACAACTACGAAAAGGCGCTGCTCCTGAGCCCGAACGATTCGGAAATAAAAAACAACCTGAAGTTCGCCCAAAAAGCTGCAATCGACGAGGTGAAGGACGTTCCGCACGTGGGTTTTCTCAAAATGATCGAAAATGCAGCCGGGATTTTCGCCTACGACAGCTGGGCCTGGATAGCGGTGGTTTTCGCTTTTGTGTGCCTGCTGCTGTTTGCGGGTTACTATTTTTCTGCGGAAGCGCTTCGGAAAAGGTTGTTTTTCATGGGCATGTTTGCTTCAATCGTCGTTATCGGATTGAGCACCGGCGCTGCGTTTATCGGGAAAAATGCCAACGCCGACGACCGTGAGGCGATTGTATTTGACGATGTACTTCCGGTGAAAACCGAACCGAAAGCCGACGCACAGGATGCTTTCGTATTGCACGAGGGTACCAAGGTATCGATTACGGACACGTTGGATGTCTGGCGGAAAGTCAGGATTTCAGACCAGACCGAAGGCTGGGTCCAGGCTGAATCGATAAAGGAAATCCGATAGTTCAGACGGTGTTGACGGCCCCGGAAATCCACGACTGTAGTGACGGATAAATCCAAGTGGTTGTCTTGAGGATTTTGGGGTAAAGTACCGATTTTCCAAGCGTTTCTTTTTCCACAAAGCGCCCATTCGCATTGAATTTCTCGAAAATAACAAAGGCAACACCCAGAATGAGGAATGCCTTTACCAGTCCGAGCACGCCGCCGGCAATCTTATTGAACAATCCCAACGCGCTGAAATTGGCGAAGGCCGTTAACACTTTCCCAAGCACGGCCACACCCAGAACCACCGCGGCAAATGTCAGCAGAAAGGCAATGGCCTGTACTGTTTGCGGATGCCAGGAAACGTAGCCTGAAAGCAAATCCCTGAGTACAAATGAAAACCTGAAAGCGGCAAAAATCCCGACAAACAAAGACAGGAGCGATGCGAGTTCGGCGAAGAAACCGTCCCAGAGTCCGCTCAGGATCCCAAAAATCAAAAAACCTGCAAATACCAGATCGAGTAAAAACATAACCTCATTTAAACCGGCAAGATAGTACTTTTGCGCAATTGGGTTATCTTTGCCCTCAGGAATTGATCTGGCAGTCAATCCGTGAAATCACCTCTAAACTCCATCCATGTCCAGAGATATACAATTAAAAGAACGCTGGGAACAGCTTGTCCAGATACTTTCAGATCAGTTTTCACAGGGTGAGGACCTTGATCTTGACGCCATCATTTACCTGATCGGCTTGCAGGAATACGGCAAATTCAACCAAAAGTTCAAGAAGGATGAAAAGCTCAACCTGATGCATATTGCGATTTGCCGTGTGCTGGAGCCTTACGGTTATTATGAATTCGATTACGTAGACCACGAAGGCTGGCCGCATTACAAGGTCAGGGAAATGCTGCCGCCGCTCAAAGCCGGGGAGCAATCCGTGCTGATGAAAGAAGCCATTGTGAACTATTTCCTCGAAAAGGAAGTCATCAGTTGAATTTTGCTTAAAGTTTCCCGCATAATGTTTCGGCTGGCCGTAAACTTTAAACTTTATACCTTAAATTTGCAGCTGCTATAATACGTACGATGATAGACAAGATTAAAGAATATATCGGGGAAGCACAGGCTTTTTCAACGCAAAAGAAGGAAGAGCTCGAAGCCTTCCGCATCAAATTCCTGGGAAGCAAAGGCCTGATTAAGGAGATTTTCGCCGAATTCAAAAATGTGCCGAATGACCAGAAAAAAGAATTCGGGCAGGTTATCAATACCCTTAAGAACATTGCTGAGGAGAAACTGAAAACCCTGCAGGAGCAGCTGGAAAACAGCCAGGAAACCAAAAGCATTTACGGCGATTTGTCGCGTCCCGGCGAGCCGGTGTCGATCGGTTCGCGCCACCCTATTTCGTTAGTCAGGAATCAGATTACGGATGTGTTTTCAAACATCGGGTTCAACGTTTCCGAAGGGCCCGAGATTGAAGACGACTGGCATAATTTCACCGCGTTGAACCTTCCCGAATACCACCCGGCGCGCGACATGCAGGATACGTTTTTTATACAGACCAACCCGGACATGCTCTTGCGGACACACACCTCATCGGTGCAGGTGCGCTATATGGAAAACAACAAACCGCCGATACGGACGATTTCGCCGGGCCGCGTGTTCAGGAATGAAGCCGTGTCCTCACGCTCGCATTGTATTTTCCATCAGGTCGAAGGCTTGTATATCGATAAGGACGTTTCGTTCGCAGACCTGAAACAGACGATTTTGTATTTCACCAAGGAAATGTTCGGAAAATCAAAAATACGCCTGCGCCCTTCCTATTTCCCTTTTACCGAGCCAAGTGCGGAAGTCGATATTTACTGGGGACTCAAGACCGAAACCGATTACCGCATCACCAAAGGAACGGGCTGGCTCGAAATCATGGGCTGCGGCATGGTCGACCCGAATGTCCTGCGCAATTGCGGCATCAACCCCGATGAATTCAACGGATTCGCTTTCGGGATGGGGATCGAGCGCATCGCCATGCTGTTGTACCAGGTCGATGACATCCGCATGTTTTTTGAGAATGACGTACGCTTTCTGGAGCAGTTTAAGACCAGTATTTAATTTCAGGAGCTATTTCCGGCTGTCCGCTTTATCTTTTCCCGCCTAAAGAAGGCAGAAAAAGGATGCCGCTTCCATCCGGGCTACAGCGCCAATTCCAAAGTTCAAAATGAGAAAAGACATCACCATCCCCGAAATAGACAATGTATTTATGGCCGCCGTCCAGGAATGGAGCGACGATTTCATGAGCAATGTCTGGAACGTGTATCTTGTCAATGACAGCGATAACGACCTACATGATATCATGGTGGTGTCAAAAGCATTCGGCACGATTGACGGCGAAATGCGCAAGACGTCGCTGCTGCGTCATGCACTGGTTGAAATGCCTGCCGTGTCGGCAGTTAAAATCGAGATGATTGAAGCCAGCGTTTTGGTACTGAACAACGAATTCATGGTCACTTTCTTTATCGGGAAGACCCTTTACGACCGCAAATACATCTTCCGCGCGAATTCGATTAACGAAAACAATATGGAAGACGTGCCGCATTTGTGGAAACCTGGTGTAATTGTAAGGTAATCAGCTTTTTTTGGGTCTCGAGGTCCAACTGAAA
The nucleotide sequence above comes from Flavobacterium magnum. Encoded proteins:
- a CDS encoding vWA domain-containing protein; the protein is MKDISFLNPELLWLLTVIPVLIAWQIWQRRQLQASLKISSLKGFAQAGSFLPKLKPLLFVFRLLAIALIIVGMARPRKVDISSKTKTTKGVDIVLAIDVSGSMLARDLKPNRLDALKKVASEFVKERPNDRIGLVLYASEAYTKMPVTSDKEAVEKALSEVRFDRQLQDGTGIGMGLSTAVNRLKDSKAKSKIVILLTDGVNNAGFIEPETASDIAKEFGIKVYTIGLGTNGMAESPYAYAANGALLYKMAQVEIDERLMKSIAGKTGGKYFRATSNSRLKSIYDAINKLETTEIQELKFYDYDEQFRPLILIAFGLLFAEILLRKTVFRSFI
- a CDS encoding vWA domain-containing protein gives rise to the protein MWELDEQKYLYLLFAIPALVLIFLYNLYWKRKKQRQFGDRELVRKLTPEKSVFKHILKLIVVLLALSCLVMALVNPKIGTKTETVKREGIDIVFAIDVSKSMLCEDIAPSRLEKSRQLVSQLINQFTNDRIGIVAYAGSAFPVLPMTSDYSVAKMFLESMNTDMVSSQGTSLDDAIRMSASYFKDEDKKTSKLLILISDGEDHGEGAQEAVEEAKKAGMKIITIGVGTEKGGPIPIKKNGIVESYKRDSHDQMVLTKLNVPALQAISKNSKGYVSGNNTKEVLNYVKKALDNIDKTQFKSVQFTDFNSQFQWFLGIALALVLLDVFLLDKKTSWVKKLNLFNEKG
- a CDS encoding tetratricopeptide repeat protein — encoded protein: MKKIAILVLILLGFAVRAQTREKDFSLPSGNEQMKKKKYADAETDYRISRSKFTKNKTAATFNLGNSIYLQDQPDEAALAYQKVIKESKSREEKHRAYHNLGNIHMKQKNYEAAVDDYKNGLINDPSDEHTRYNYALAKSLLKKNPPKKYDKDKKKDQNKKDQQKKDQQKQQDDQKKDQDKGQDKKDPNKDGQDKPEPKDGQGDQKEQPKPKDGISKQRLQNLLEAVNNEEKKVQQKVNTKKLKGKPVQTEKDW
- a CDS encoding BatD family protein, with the translated sequence MKKLIFLFLIAFHGLSAQVQFEAKASKTTLGLNERLRVDFSMNDDGDNFVPPAFEGFKVVAGPSQQVSQSWINGKMSFNKTYSYFLLPTQKGTLTIKQASIEIRRQIYKTTPIKITVTNAVEMPKDPNDTSISADDAIHLVADVSKATPYINEPITVVYKLYISYNIGLSNFKELDKPKYNDFWSQNIEIKELKAEDATYNGERVRCVVLKKVVLYPQKSGRLTIAPLSLDLDVQVPTNRRNFWGQALIKEDNKRVSAGARTINVKPLPEAGKPDDFTGAVGRFDFKVVPSKTELRNGESLELNVSVSGTGNLKLFNLPKPVVPTALEMYDPVHKEQVSTPLSGMSGKISDNYTIIPQYKGDYLIKPMTFSYYDLSSGRYRTIVSKEIKIRVLDGPSPSEGSTPASVGANKQQISKTDHFEFIKLKTNLQPIHKKDFLGSNLFYGLLTAPFLCIPLLIGFRRKKQAIDADVAGNRTRMSNKLAKKFLSEAKRQLDNKELFYVALEKALHNFLKAKTQIETSEMSKEKIRDILLARKANPDTVSEFLRLTENCELARYAPASSVAIHNDYDKAVEIISALEKQI
- a CDS encoding tetratricopeptide repeat protein, whose translation is MKNILYLLLLSVSFSFAQSGFETGNALYRKGHYAEAADSYESVLKTRKHSAELYFNLGNCYYKLHKIAPAIYNYEKALLLSPNDSEIKNNLKFAQKAAIDEVKDVPHVGFLKMIENAAGIFAYDSWAWIAVVFAFVCLLLFAGYYFSAEALRKRLFFMGMFASIVVIGLSTGAAFIGKNANADDREAIVFDDVLPVKTEPKADAQDAFVLHEGTKVSITDTLDVWRKVRISDQTEGWVQAESIKEIR
- a CDS encoding CvpA family protein, with amino-acid sequence MFLLDLVFAGFLIFGILSGLWDGFFAELASLLSLFVGIFAAFRFSFVLRDLLSGYVSWHPQTVQAIAFLLTFAAVVLGVAVLGKVLTAFANFSALGLFNKIAGGVLGLVKAFLILGVAFVIFEKFNANGRFVEKETLGKSVLYPKILKTTTWIYPSLQSWISGAVNTV
- the pheS gene encoding phenylalanine--tRNA ligase subunit alpha translates to MIDKIKEYIGEAQAFSTQKKEELEAFRIKFLGSKGLIKEIFAEFKNVPNDQKKEFGQVINTLKNIAEEKLKTLQEQLENSQETKSIYGDLSRPGEPVSIGSRHPISLVRNQITDVFSNIGFNVSEGPEIEDDWHNFTALNLPEYHPARDMQDTFFIQTNPDMLLRTHTSSVQVRYMENNKPPIRTISPGRVFRNEAVSSRSHCIFHQVEGLYIDKDVSFADLKQTILYFTKEMFGKSKIRLRPSYFPFTEPSAEVDIYWGLKTETDYRITKGTGWLEIMGCGMVDPNVLRNCGINPDEFNGFAFGMGIERIAMLLYQVDDIRMFFENDVRFLEQFKTSI